From Rudanella lutea DSM 19387, a single genomic window includes:
- a CDS encoding Hsp70 family protein has translation MKPLSCGIDFGTSNSTIAIDLNGEIKLVPVEQDHVTMPSAIFFRQADNKALYGRVAVRRFFDREPGRFMRSLKRVLGTSLMKQGTLVNGAAMNFGVIITAFLKNLKDGAEAQAGATIDNVVMGRPVHFVDNDPQADEQAQAELRTIAGRLGFKHIEFQFEPIAAAFAHETGISGEKLAIVADLGGGTSDFTVIRLSNRCVNKPDRTSDILANTGVRIGGNDFDKALSLAAIMPEIGYRTTYGPKNLEVPLKPFHDLAEWSKVNFLYTPKLIMQTRQLLHESHDKTRYSRLLDVLVRETGHMLLAGAEEAKIALSEDETHETHFDFIQEGFTIPVDRTVFEEAIAEDVRAIETSARACLQAAGVSPEAIELVILTGGSTEVRSVQALFRQLFPKAAIADQNKLSSVGLGLGYDSRARFGA, from the coding sequence ATGAAACCCCTTTCCTGCGGCATCGACTTTGGTACGTCCAACTCCACCATAGCTATTGATCTAAACGGCGAAATCAAGCTGGTGCCGGTTGAACAGGACCACGTTACCATGCCGAGTGCCATCTTTTTTCGACAGGCTGATAACAAGGCGTTGTATGGACGGGTGGCCGTTCGGCGGTTTTTTGACCGGGAGCCGGGGCGGTTTATGCGAAGCCTGAAACGGGTGTTGGGAACCTCGCTCATGAAGCAGGGTACGCTCGTCAACGGGGCCGCCATGAATTTCGGGGTTATCATTACGGCGTTTCTCAAGAATCTGAAAGACGGCGCTGAAGCTCAGGCCGGGGCCACTATTGATAATGTGGTGATGGGGCGCCCGGTTCATTTTGTCGACAACGACCCGCAGGCCGACGAGCAGGCGCAGGCCGAACTCAGGACCATTGCCGGGCGGCTGGGGTTCAAACACATCGAGTTTCAGTTTGAGCCGATTGCGGCCGCCTTTGCCCACGAAACCGGCATTTCGGGCGAAAAGCTGGCCATCGTAGCCGATCTGGGTGGTGGTACGTCCGATTTTACCGTTATCCGTTTGTCGAACCGGTGCGTCAACAAGCCCGATCGTACGTCGGATATTCTGGCTAATACCGGGGTTCGTATCGGGGGCAATGATTTTGATAAAGCCCTCAGCCTGGCGGCTATCATGCCCGAAATCGGCTACCGGACCACCTACGGCCCCAAGAACCTGGAGGTGCCACTCAAGCCCTTCCACGATCTGGCGGAGTGGAGTAAGGTCAACTTCCTGTACACGCCCAAACTCATTATGCAGACCCGGCAACTGCTGCATGAGTCGCACGATAAAACCCGGTATAGCCGGCTGCTGGATGTGCTCGTGCGCGAAACGGGGCATATGCTGCTGGCGGGAGCCGAAGAAGCCAAAATCGCCCTTTCGGAGGATGAAACCCACGAAACCCATTTCGATTTTATTCAGGAGGGGTTTACCATTCCGGTAGATCGGACCGTGTTTGAAGAAGCTATTGCTGAGGATGTACGAGCCATTGAGACGTCGGCGCGGGCGTGCCTGCAAGCCGCGGGCGTAAGCCCCGAAGCCATCGAGCTGGTGATTCTGACGGGCGGCTCTACCGAAGTCAGATCGGTACAAGCGCTGTTCCGGCAGTTGTTTCCCAAAGCCGCCATTGCCGATCAGAACAAACTATCGAGCGTGGGGCTGGGGCTTGGTTATGATAGCCGCGCCCGGTTTGGAGCCTGA